The genome window CAATCACAATCATATTTGCGTGTAAGAGGTGAGCTGTCTGAAAGCAgacaaatcacatttagaaacaatGAAATCCAGTCAATTGTAAaataagtaaaagaaaaggtagtCAAAACTAGCCGAGATTCTTTCACTAAAGTTAGGAAACATGATGTTGTCTCGGTAGCGCTAAACAATCCGAAGCACCCAGGTCCGAGCGCAAAAGTTCCACATATTACAAAAGAAAGTTCCCGTAGTTGGTTGAATGGGTTCCAAATGTTATTGTACAAAAGTTCCAATAGTTGACCGAATAAGTTCCAAAGGTTACATTACAAAAGAAAGTTCCCTTAGCTGGTTAATAACGTAATTGGAGGAGAACTTCCAGTAGTTGGCTGCTACGTCGTGCATGCGGCATCCCTCATCGATGTCCTCTCTTCTCGTCTGCCGCTCGTCCACGAGCAGGAGAGGGTTAGTTACCTCGGATGGCGGTCAGCCGCAGATGCCTGTCCTGAACAAGCTCGTTCGATTGACCGTGCATGCAGGGACGAGCCCTGCGTTGGTCGCTGGGCTGTGTGTATAAATACCAGCCCCGGCGATCGATCATCACCACGAATCCCAGCCTAGCTAGGAAGGAATTGAGTGAaaatggcctcctcctcctcctcctcctcctcctcctcgcagctggcggcggtggtggcactGGCGCTGCTGGTCGGCGGCGCGTGGTGCGCGCCCAACGTTCCCCCAGGCCCCAACATCACGACCACCATCGACAGCAAGTGGCTGGAAGCCAAGGGGACGTGGTACGGCTCCAATCCCGCGGGCTTTGCCCCTGACGACAAAGGTGGTGCGTGCGGCTACAAGGACGTGGACAAGCCTCCCTTCAGCGGCATGACATCGTGCGGCAACGAGCCCATCTTCAAGGACGGCCTCGGCTGCGGCTCCTGCTTCGAGATCAAGTGTGACAAGCCCGCCGAGTGCTCCGGCGAGCCGGTCGTCGTCTACATCACCGACATGAACTACGAGCACATCGCCAGATACCACTTCGACCTGGCCGGCAAGGCCTTCGGCGCCATGGCCAAGAAGGGCCAGGAGGAGAAGCTGCGCAAGGCGGGAGAGATCGACATGCAGTTCCGCCGCGTCAAGTGCGAGTACCCGGCGGGCACCAAGATCGCCTTCCACGTCGAGAAAGGCTCCAACCCCAACTACCTGGCGCTGCTCGTCAAGAACGTCGCCGGCGATGGCAACATCGTTGAGGTGGACGTCAAGGAGAAGGGCTCCAATGAGTTCCTGCCCATGAAGCACTCGTGGGGCACCATCTGGAGGCTCGACACCCCCAAGCCGCTCAAGGGCCCCTTGTCCATCCGCCTCACCGCCGAGGGAGGCGGCAAGCTCGTTGAGGACGACGTCATCCCCGCCGACTGGAAGGCAGATACCGCCTACAACTCCAAACTCCAGTTCGGGGGCTAAACTGGACGGGCATCGGCCCTATTCTTCCATCCCTTCCGCTCCATACAGATATATAGGCATCTTGCCTACCATTGATTGATTTTGCCTAGCTACTACATCTCCATCTCCGTCTCCAGAcagatatatagagagagaataAGTGTCCGAGAGATTTGTAAGGTGTGCATAAATTAAAGGGGAGGACAAATAGCAGCAGAAATATAATGCTGTCGTTTTTGCTCTCCCGCACCCACTGTCCACCGGCTTTTTGATTATGTGTAACCGCTCGAATTGACAAGGTTACATTATAAAAGATCGACTGAAATGAATCTTTTTTCCCCTCTTGAAGTTATATTCTTTCTTCAGCTGCACGTGTATCCTTGATCTTTTGTTAGATCACAAGACCGGTGAAAGTAGCTAATAAAATTCTCTCGATTCTTTGGCATCTTCACAAGAAAATACCAAAGGCTAGCGAGTTATCCGTTTGATGGAATAAAACGACAGAAATCAAATCGGGGCTGCAAGCTAGGCTGCTGGCGTCGCTGGGTAGGCGGACTAGGTTGGGCTGCTCTAAGCCAATGTGTAGAATTACTAAATAGCACATGtgtatagacacacacacaagcTTTCAacattattattaatttttcctTGGAAACACTACTTGAAAAATAGGCGAAGGAGATATAAaattagtgacagatcgtaacatgacccgtcactgatgataatagtgacggatcgtaattgtgatccatcactaatgatgactcatcattGACTGATCATTCTAGCTCAGTCATTAATGACAGATCatgttgtgacctgtcactaataagtcGTTATCAGGGACGGGTCATTcaaggccagtcattagtgatgagtcaagttgtgacatatccctaatgataaactcattaatgacaggtcatcctaggccagttATTAGTAATgaatcaagttgtgacccatcactaatgatgatatttttatttcatCTTTCTCGTACACCGCCAATAAttttattggtgacgggtcactgttacgacccatcactaaagactTATGATTGAACTTCCTGGCACCCTCAGCATGAAGATAAGCCATTCTGCGTGCAGCACTGAGAGCAATTTTTACTCTTTTCTCCCAGTCCAATGAAGTTCTTTCATCAGCTTTATTCCCTTAATATTTACAATCAACCATAAGTTCGTTATCATATTGTGAGAAACGGcgatgtcctaagagggagtgaattaggacatttagaaactaatggctctaacaacttcacaagataaatctatctcaatttctatctatatgtgctctaggtttTATCTAGTGTATCCGCTCTACTGCTCAAGAGGATGCAActtactctagcaaggtaaattgaaagtatgtaaatgcaaaaatataaataaggtagagagataaactcgatataagggatttttatctagTGGTATCGGTGACACACAAACCACCCCTAATTCATATTGGAgtttcacaaaggatatgctcttggtCATGAAGTCTCCTCCGGTCACGgatcttgagataccaagtcaccaagacaatatctcaagcacgatgagccaccattCCAtaaaggcgaggtctcaccactaatctTATTTTTAGTCACTTTGATCTTTAGTCATAAAAACAAGGGTCTTCACATCCCTGCACAATCttcttgtcaccgctccacaccaagtcagagggtcaataagttaacggcaagtcacaaagactccaaaaCGTCGGTGTACCTCTCGATGCACAGTTggatcattccttgatccactctctaggttgcagcacctagcaactcttctctttaggcctataagcactaatcactctctaataatGTGCCaattaccttggatgaacattttaagcactttaatggcttgaatgtcttctcaagtgtatataaacttctctggactctaacCCCTTTAAATGATTGAGTGGGTaagtatttatagcttcaaactcgccaactagtTGTTGCTCTAACGACTCAATTCTactatgaacaccgaatgatccggtgacaatAATGGTATAAGAACTGaatcatccgatgtgtacaacctcagaaactagctgttagaaccCACTCGGAACCATTTTTGAACAacagattgtccggtgtatacttcacctctatcaccggactatccgatttgtatacttgagcctgaccgagcTAACTTCTTCATTGTTCAACTGTCCGatgtattgatcttctgatcaccgaaccttccgatgtgtatagcttcatcttctctgaGTTCTAGAAAACACttcggtgtgcactgtcttttTATTACTGGACCTttcggtgtattgatcttcagtcttcgatAGTTCCAGAGCTTCTGTTAAAGACTGATTCTGATCACCGGGTCTTCCGCTAAGTACAATCTTATTTCAGCTCAAGTTTTCATCcttctgaaaaatgctctggtTTGTACACTTGTGgtgtcaccggactatccagtgtagtTATTTTTtcgggacttctccaattcaatcaaattttgtcccagcttcgatgacttttttatgtattgcatccatgagtcCTACTAATCATATATTCTTAATAAACATGTTAATTACAATaattatattgttattaatcaccaaaatcacaatcataatccAATAGtgctattttcgctacataTATAACGTCTGTCCTTTCAatacaaatacatataattAGTACGTTAGTCATACTTTCAAATAATAAGTTAGCAAAATGGGTGATGCTTCATGCTGCTGATCCAGTCCCTAAAATCCTGAATGGTCAACTAAATTTGTGGTAACTAACCAAATCAGACTAGTTATTCGTTGTTATTCTTTTTAAttgattggattggattgaTTATTGTTCCTTTTGATTAATCAAGAGTACCTACATCTGAAGAAACAAAGTCAGACTAGTTggatttatataatttttttattttagaataGATGGAATGAAATAGGctattcacaattttttttattttttctcttatttttctcatctcagTAGCATTAGAATAGAAATCATtttacatttctgctcaagtttgatataaggggtgACGACTATAAACACAAATGCGTGTTCTGAAAACGATGCAGAAATTTCAGGAGGCtaagaactcaatcttttagGCCAAATTTGGCCTAAATTTTTTTTCGAACCTGACGTAATgagggagaaacagatgtaactttttctatagatgttcatagagtaaaaaaatatctaaatcaGAGTCTGTATGTAAAAGTTTTACCTATTTTACCGAAGGCACTGAAGGTCACCTATCATATTGCGATCGTTTGCATGAGGTATTCAGacattcataaaatatttatacaaatttggatgaaaaaatttatatgtaaattataactctcgatgaaatttataaaatatttgtacaaatttggatgaagcaaaatcagtcattagtaatgggtcaaGATTCGACTCGTTACTaatcagtcataggtgacggatcatggttataacccatcacttatgatattTGGTAAAGAGGTTAaataggataaaatatccggtttctatcacaattACGTGATaagtgaggtggtaagggagcTACGCGCGCGAGGGAAGACCGTGTGTTGGAGGCCCACGAAACGCAGACTGAAAAATCATATAAGAAATGGCATGACTTACGGGGCATATGCAACGGGCCCCTATGTTGGGATGGCTCGAGTGAATTTATTCATtaattattagtgatgagtcaatgttacgacctgtcacttatgttcagCCATTAGTAACATGTCACCGTTACGACCAGTTGCATATGAcctcataagtgacaggttacgGTTATAACTTGTCACCTATAACCTTATAAGTCACATATGACATCATAAATGACATGTCGTGGTTATGatctgtcacctatgacctcataagtgatgggtcttaacccgttactaataatgactcatcagtgacgtatTCAGAGTGACAGTGCTAAACCAGTCACTAATACTGATTATCATCTATCACTAAAGCGCTTTTTTGACGTAGTGAAAATTAGTGGAATTAAGCACAAAGGTGGCGATCTTAACCGAGCTTTTTGTGCAATGCCATACCTTAGATTTGAAATCTTGCAATCGGATATAAATAAATGTTATATAATAGAGAGATTGACACATCCGTACGTTCTAGTATAGATGCATGGTTATATGGCCTGTAGCATGAGGGTAGACTTGTTTTTGCTCTGAAAACTGAAGGAGTAATCATCCTCTTCTCTCAACATCTGGTTGTTTAATTACTAGTACACCCCAAAAAAATACTATAGAGGCCATATTACTTCATGCATGCACTTTTCCTCAAACACTGCCCTACATTATCTAGCCTCATCCTTCTACTTCAAATTTTCCAGACCGCTTGGAAACTGCATAATCAAGCAATGCTTCACATCGATGCTAGAGGGTTTTGTTTTTGCAGAATCAACACAGGAAAAGATGATCAAACCAGTCTGAAGAAAACATTTAAAATCCACACAAAATGATCCATTTAAATTGATCACTTAAAATATTGTAACCTTGATCAATTCGATCGGTTACACATAATCAAAATGGCCAGTGGACAATGGGCGCGGGAGAGCAACAACGATAGCATTGTATTTCTGCTGCTGTTTGCCCTTCTTAATTTATAAGCGCGCCTCACAAATCTCTCGGCACTTATTCTCTCTC of Phragmites australis chromosome 3, lpPhrAust1.1, whole genome shotgun sequence contains these proteins:
- the LOC133911355 gene encoding major pollen allergen Cyn d 1-like, producing the protein MASSSSSSSSSSQLAAVVALALLVGGAWCAPNVPPGPNITTTIDSKWLEAKGTWYGSNPAGFAPDDKGGACGYKDVDKPPFSGMTSCGNEPIFKDGLGCGSCFEIKCDKPAECSGEPVVVYITDMNYEHIARYHFDLAGKAFGAMAKKGQEEKLRKAGEIDMQFRRVKCEYPAGTKIAFHVEKGSNPNYLALLVKNVAGDGNIVEVDVKEKGSNEFLPMKHSWGTIWRLDTPKPLKGPLSIRLTAEGGGKLVEDDVIPADWKADTAYNSKLQFGG